One genomic window of Eggerthella timonensis includes the following:
- the secE gene encoding preprotein translocase subunit SecE, with protein MAKKSKTQRAKASAARAARKEQALEAEAAAKANKNAEADAAATEAPKKRFFKKAEKSDAAADGGKQAKASGKAVEKKVEKAPEKKPAKKRRFGFLKDVRTELKRVTWPTKQDVLRWSVVVVVALVFFGVYVAVLDNVIITPLLIAISGLGV; from the coding sequence ATGGCGAAGAAATCAAAGACACAGCGAGCGAAGGCATCCGCCGCACGCGCAGCCCGCAAGGAGCAGGCGCTTGAGGCCGAGGCCGCTGCCAAGGCGAACAAGAACGCCGAAGCCGATGCTGCTGCGACCGAGGCGCCTAAGAAGCGGTTTTTCAAGAAGGCCGAGAAGAGCGACGCGGCCGCTGACGGCGGTAAGCAGGCGAAGGCTTCCGGTAAAGCCGTGGAGAAGAAGGTTGAGAAGGCTCCCGAGAAGAAGCCCGCTAAGAAGCGTCGTTTCGGGTTCCTCAAGGACGTGCGCACGGAGCTCAAGCGCGTCACGTGGCCGACCAAGCAGGACGTCCTGCGTTGGAGCGTCGTCGTGGTGGTCGCGCTCGTGTTCTTCGGCGTGTACGTTGCCGTCCTCGACAACGTCATCATCACGCCGTTGCTGATTGCTATTTCCGGTTTGGGGGTCTAA
- the nusG gene encoding transcription termination/antitermination protein NusG, producing the protein MAKKWYVLHTYSGYENKVKKNLETRIETMGLENNVFGIEIPTEMVTEIKEGGRRVESEKKVFPGYVLVRMELDDRSWAAVRNTPGVTGFVGADGNPAPLTRDEYNKIMKRTSREAPKKTSSSLEVGQSVKVVSGPLAEFDGVVSEVSPDAGKVKVMVSIFGRETPVELSFDQVAKI; encoded by the coding sequence ATGGCGAAGAAGTGGTACGTCCTGCACACGTATTCAGGATACGAGAACAAGGTCAAGAAGAACCTCGAGACGCGCATCGAGACGATGGGCCTCGAGAACAACGTCTTCGGCATCGAGATTCCGACGGAGATGGTCACCGAGATCAAAGAGGGCGGCCGTCGCGTCGAGAGCGAGAAGAAGGTGTTTCCGGGCTACGTGCTCGTTCGCATGGAGCTCGACGATCGCAGCTGGGCTGCGGTTCGCAACACCCCGGGCGTGACCGGGTTCGTGGGCGCCGACGGCAACCCCGCGCCGCTCACGCGCGACGAGTACAACAAGATCATGAAGCGCACGAGCCGCGAGGCTCCGAAGAAGACTTCGTCGAGCCTGGAAGTGGGGCAGTCGGTGAAGGTGGTCTCGGGTCCGCTCGCCGAGTTCGACGGCGTGGTGTCCGAGGTCTCTCCGGATGCCGGCAAAGTGAAGGTCATGGTCTCCATCTTCGGCCGCGAGACGCCGGTCGAGCTCTCGTTCGATCAGGTGGCCAAGATTTAA
- the rplK gene encoding 50S ribosomal protein L11, with amino-acid sequence MAEKKQTGFIKLQIPAGAANPAPPVGPALGAQGVNIMQFCQAFNAQTQDQSGTIIPVEITVYEDKSFTFVCKTPPAAILIKEKLGINSGSGLPHVQPVGTLTEDQLREIAEIKMPDLNANTIEAAMEIIAGTARSMGVRIEGRDLKIKYVPSKKVAAMLQGKTLED; translated from the coding sequence ATGGCTGAAAAGAAACAAACCGGCTTTATCAAGCTGCAAATCCCCGCGGGTGCCGCGAACCCGGCTCCTCCGGTCGGCCCGGCGCTCGGCGCCCAGGGCGTCAACATCATGCAGTTCTGCCAGGCGTTCAACGCCCAGACGCAGGACCAGTCCGGCACCATCATCCCGGTCGAGATCACGGTGTACGAGGACAAGTCGTTCACGTTCGTGTGCAAGACCCCGCCGGCGGCCATCCTCATCAAGGAGAAGCTCGGCATCAACAGCGGCTCCGGTCTGCCGCACGTGCAGCCCGTCGGCACGCTCACGGAGGATCAGCTCCGCGAGATCGCCGAGATCAAGATGCCCGACCTCAACGCCAACACCATCGAGGCCGCCATGGAGATCATCGCCGGCACGGCCCGCAGCATGGGCGTGCGCATCGAGGGTCGCGACCTGAAGATCAAGTACGTGCCTTCCAAGAAGGTTGCGGCCATGCTTCAGGGCAAGACGCTGGAGGACTAA